Within Lolium rigidum isolate FL_2022 chromosome 5, APGP_CSIRO_Lrig_0.1, whole genome shotgun sequence, the genomic segment ACACTTCATGGCGATGTCGACGGAGGCGTTGCTCCTATATGTTATGGTCATTTGCTCCAGCGCAGATATATAGAGAAATGTAAAGTAAATACACATgaaaagtaaataaaatatattATCTAGTGAAATTATCAGTCGTAATAAGTTCAATAAATAATCCACAAAATCACATGATGGAGGAACTCAAATGGCATGCAAACATAGTAGAAAGTATGTTTCTCAGTATAATAAATATTAAAGTTTCCAAGTATCCGTGAGTTATTGAGACCATGGAGATACAAATATTATTACGAGTATAATTGTACTAAAATTATGAGTTTAGACATCAAATTTTTTTGCCGTGATTGATCATATTTGTCTGACTACTTTTAGTTGATACAGGGTAATACAATACAACGATGGAAAAAGATAACAGATATGCCAGTGGCCAACCCAGGAATGAACTGGAGGATGGGCACAGTGTAAAAGAAAAATTCCACTtgctcattagttaaaatttacaAACTATAAATGTAAGTAGCTGATGAAATATTATGACATTATAGTCgaacaaatatttttttaaatggCAAGATATTTTATACAAAACTTTTATACTTGTATTAAACTATCCTAATCATATTATAGCAAAATTGAGTATAATTTTAGATTACTAGATTGCTTAACTAACAACATTGCACTATTTTCGGATATTAGTTCTCTTTTGTACAACTGTAATGAATACAATACATAGTTTTTTcttcaaatttaaatttatttTGCAATAAAGTTTTACTTAAAATATTTTTCACCTGTTACTAAAATTattaaattatatatatatacatatatatatgttaATATCCACAATTACCATGATACAGATCTATAAATCGTACAATCAAATAAATATCTTAGTTGTGGTTCTGGTTTATTGTTAGGTACCTATACTTATAGATATTTCTAACCATTGGCAATTTTTTCTTGCAAGTTAGATTTCGTAGAAGTTCACAACATGTGCGTGGAGTGCACATCGTATTGGAACCGTATATACAATAATAATATATAGACATAAAATTACTTTGGATACAACTTGTTTTAAATGTGATTAGTGGTCATATGGTGTATGCAAGTGCTCCGGTTAGTTTTTCAGATAAACTTTTTTGTACAAAATTAAACATGAGAATCTATCACATGCAGTATAGATACAAGTATGTAATAACATGAATGAGTAAAATTGATTCCAGAAAAGGGACATAATATCACCATTCATCTCCATGGTCAATTATGCAATTACAACAATAATCCAAAACGAAAATCGACTTCTGCTTGAGCTGCTCGGGTCGCTGTTGTGCGCCCAACCTACCATGGCCCATCCGATCCATGGCCAACTTCCTTCCTTCTTGCATTGCGGTCGTGTTGTCACCGAGTGAAAGATCATGTGTTGTATCCTCGCATACATCACCCGCCGGCCACCGGAGTGGAGTTGTCTGCGCTCAATCACATTCCCGTCACAAGTAGGGGTGTAGAATGAACCTAGGACGAGCGGGAAAGTACAGGGGTCGCCCCAATGGAATGTACATAGGTCATTCTATGAGCTATTTGATCGGATCGATGCTGCCTAAGTGTTGATATGGTAGTCATTTTTTGAAAATTCAGGGTGGGCCATGTCCCACCCGGCCCACCCTCTAGGTCCGCCCATGAAATATGCTGCCTCGACTATCCGTTAATATACTATTATTTCAAACACCAAAATTGGTAGAGATGCATATTGTAGCATCAGTATAGCAAGGAATTTTATTTTTCCAAATCTAATGTAACTTCAACATGCCTACGGAAATAATTCGACATGTCCACAgaaataagcaaaaaaaaaaaaaaaatcatatcaaTGGTATAGTGCAAGCCAACAGTGTACCTTAAGCTCAGTTTTAGGCTTTAGATTCCTGCCAGGTCATGTAAACCGCAGGGGAAGGCAATCTTGTTCACCGTAGAAACATGGTTGGCAGCTTTGGCAAGAGCAATTCCATCACACGCTAACAGGACCTCTACATGCTCAAGTCTCAACTATATCACCAAAAGGAATCTTCAAATTCAAAGCATGGGGACCAGGGGCGGGCCCAGGATTTCTAGTGTGTGTATTCAAAATTTTAAagggaatttttttttttaaagttcCTCGTTTCAACTTGATGAAGGGCATGCATTGTTTCTCGACTTTTCTTAAGTCTGTTTCATGTCCAATGAAGCAACTCGATCCTCAACGCTTGATTAATCTCCCCATTGGTGGCAAAGGAACATGCGTAGCTATCAAAGTTTTGACCGGAGCACCTCTCAAATATTGCTCTTTCCACCCATAATAATAGTGTTCACTGACATATATCAGAACAACAGTCAACTTGGTTCCATACTTCTCTCTCATGGAGGAGGTGCAGCTCCCTTGTTGGGTTTCTTGGAAACAGATTCTCGCATCTGGAGCTCGTGCATATGGCGGATTGGGAACTCTTCCCGCAGCTGAAGCGGAGAGGCCACGCACGGCCACAACTTCCCAAACCTCACGAAGTAGTCAAGAGGCACCTCCCACCCTTACCTTGTGCACTTGGAGGTGCTAGATGTCAGGAGGTCCGGATCATGTACGGGGCGGCGAACGCCGGCACGGGAACGACGGAGAATCTTGGACAGGGGAAACAGATCTTGAGATCGGGTATGGCAGACTGGCAGAGCTCGCGGTCGGACAAGCTTTGGTTAACGCGGCTGCAGCTTCGCTAGCACTTGGTCGGCGGAACCTCCAACGCGAAGCGCTACCATGGGAGGCGGACCGGGGAGTCATTTTCGCCGGCTGCGTCGCCGCGGGATGGCCGAAAGGAGGCCAGCGGTGCcaaatctgtttttttttttttttttttttttttttgatatgggTGCCAAATCTGTTGGTTTGTGGCGCCGTTCGTTCGGCCAGGGTGGGAGAAGAAAAATAAACCAACCGGTACCGTGGTATGTCCGCGTATTATGGATTCTggtggagggcaaaacggtctaaAAACTGTTGGATGAAAATTTTGGTAAaatcttagctcctttattattattattatatatatgtAATTATGTATAGGTATGACTAGCAAATTAGCCCGTGGGTTGCTACTGGTTGATTGACACCTTTCATCTCAAAATCCCTAAATTGACCGGTTTCTGCTGTCAAAATTGACCGGTTTCTGCTGTCAAAATCATATGTTACCCAATTCTATACAGAAGCATGTGTACTGAGTAGGTTACTGTGAAATTTTATTCTATGTGTTGTGTGATTACTTCCTTTAACCTGTTAGGTTATTTAGCCTACCTctatgaaaacaatttttttttaaaattcacaTGCGCATTCTAGATGTTTGTTTGCTCATGAATATATATGTTCACTACAGCTTTATCAAtactaaaataaaataataaataaaaatcaaCTCGTAGCAAATTTCATAGTATGATAAATATATGCTATCCAAATATTTGCGTGCATTAGATGTTTTTTACATATAGGACCATATGAAGCCCCAAAGGAAGGAGTGGTATATGGATAATGCGATGACTCATGTGAGGCTCTCGCGATCTAGGTCTTCCTTGCCTCCTGCTGGCGCCGCCGCCGATCTGCCCCATCtctgtggccttcgggccatgggGGTGCGGCGGATCGCGGCCCTCGTCGGCGGGAGGGCTTCACCCCCTGTTTTGTGGGTTCCGTTCTCCGTTTGTAGGGGCGGtgctcaggtggtggtggcgccgcctcgtgcaataaggtctccccggcttcaaccccatctcggcggCAACGTCGAGAGGCTTCTGGGAGTGGTGTCGTCTTCGAGGTTTTCGCCTggctgtggggatcttcggatcgtcaaggagcttcagCGGCAGTTCatacttcttcttcgtcttcggaaCGGATGTGGTCTTCTTGACCCGTTCGGCGACTTCTCATCCACAACCAACAACGTCAAGccgactcagggaggagcggcagcggcgacacgccgtcgacacggtctggaggttgaagatccTCTCAAGGATCacgttgtaattttttttttttggaatgctTTGTACTGTTCGCTGTTTTTTTTAATGTCAGTgttctattcgcaaaaaaaaaaggataatGCGATGACTCTTGCTCCACAAATTGGGCCAAAAAAAAAATGCACGAAATGAACTCTGTAGCTCGTGATTTTAGGGAGGCGCGCTAGTCAGCCCAAGTAGGGTTTGCTCGGTAACCATACGCAAGGGGCCATGCCACAATCGGCCCAGTGCCCTATCGGCTCTCCCCCGGCCAGCCATTGTCGTCGTCGTTTCGCTACGGCGATCTCCTCAAGTCCTGATGATGGCCGCAACTTTGACCTCTGATATGATCTTGCTACTACCCAGTACCTGAAGTCCTCCCGGTGGCCGCAACTCAGTGGTTTGTCCCCCGTGCAGCTGCGACTCGTCCAGCTCAACACCACACCACACCATTTCTTCCGGTGACGAGCGCATGTATCCTGCGACGTCCACGAACGCAAAACGTGCGTTTAGAAGTGAGATGAGATGCCCTTACGGTGTGCAGTGCTATATATACGTATGCTCTCGCCACCCTATGCAACACACAAGCTCGAGTGTTGTTCACTGCTTGTGTCTTACGTGCTTCCCCTACTTAGCTACGCATGGAGATCATGGACGTGCAGGTGCAGAGGACGCTCGtcatgccgccgccggccgcgccgtcGGCCGAGGTGCCGCTCACCGTGTTCGACCTCGCAGCGCCGACCTACCACGTCACGGTCCTCTTCGCCTTCTCGCCGCCCAACCCGACCAACCAGGCGCTCCTCGACGCCCTCGCCGCCACGCTCCCGCGCTTCCCGCTTCTCACCGCCGCGCGCCTCGACCGTGGCGGCCCGGGCGCGGCCCGTCCGTGCCACGTCACCGGGGAAGGCGGCACGGGCGCGCTCGTCGTCGAGGCTACCGTGCCGTCCTCCGCGCTCTCCGAACACCTCCCGCTCGCGCCGTCCCCGGGCCTCGCGCGGCTCCACCCCAAGGTCGCCAGAGGCGCCGCGCGCCACGTGCTCATGCTCCAGATCAACCGCTTCGCGTGCGGCGGGATCGTGCTCGCCTCGTCCGCGCACCACCAGGCCGCCGACGGCCACTCCATGACCACGTTCCTCCACGCCTGGGCCGACGCCGTCCGCGGCCTCGACGTCGGCCGCGCCCCCGTGCCGTACGGACCCACCGCGCTCGTGCCGCGCCGCCCCCCGCGCTGCGAGTTCGAGCACCGTGCCGCCGAGTTCCTGCCACTGTCATCGTCGCACGCGGCGGCCCGCGAGGACAAGCCGCCATCCGAGGCTGATGATCATCACGTAGACCACTCCGAGATATCCAACACGCTGCTGCACTACACGAGCGAGTTCGTGGCCGAGCTCAAGCGCCGCGCGCACGGCAGGTACACCACCTTCGAGACCGTGTCGGCGCACGTCTGGCGAAAGATCACGATCGCGCGCGGGCTAGGCGTCGCCGACGACGGCGCGACGCGCACGTCGATACGCGTCGCGGTGAACGGCCGCGGGCGGCTGGCCGGGACGGGCGCCCTGCCGGCCGAGGGGTTCTTCGGGAACGTCGTCCTCACGGCGACCTCCGGGGCGCGAGCGGCGGACCTGGCCAGCGGCACCCTCGCCGACGCCGCGGCGCTGGTCCGCGCGGGGATCCGCGCCGTCGACGGGCGGTACTTCCAGTCGTTCCTGGACTTCGGGGCGctgcacggcggcggcgacgaggagctgGAGCCGGCGTGCGCGGACGAGGCGGGCATGCTGTCGCCGGACGTGGAGGCCGACAGCTGGCTGCACCTGGACCTGCACCGCTTGGACTTCGGGTGCGGCGGCCGGCTCGTCGGGTTCCTGCCGGGGAAGGTGCCGCAGGACGGGGTGGTGGTGCTCATGCCCAGCCTGCGCAAAGGGAGCGGCGTGGACGTGTTCGTCGCGCTTTGGAAGAAACATGCCAGCGAGCTCAGCGCGATTGCTTACACTATGGATTAAACATTGAGCAAGCTAGCCATAAAGAGAAACAATGTTGTACTACTAGTAGAAAGTAGTTACTGCATCGATAATTCGAATTATGAATAAATGCTTTAATTCACTTGGCCAGGTGATAGGAAGAAGTGATCATAGCAGTTGATCGGCTGTGTTCTTATATATTTAACCCTAAATTCTAAACCCTAGCCCAAGGTTATTTTCTAAAAGAGAAATGATAACTTTGAGTCAGATTCAATAGAATTGGATCTATTCAAATAGCAAAAAATAGGATTCTTGATCTCTCTCAATCTCTCTTTCAATTCAATTCGATGATCAAAAGAGGTGTTTTCATAGTCATCTTCTAATGCTTTTGATTTCATTTTTCTATGATATGTCTTTCTATATGAAAATCTGTTATTTACAATGTACGATGATCCATGTTAAGCATCCATGGCTGAATGGTTAAAGCACCCAACTCATAATCGGTAAGTTTGAGGGTTCAATTCCTGTTGGATGCATGGGAACGGGAACGTTCCATAAGTCTATTGGAACTGGTTATCTATCCATGAAATCCCATCCATCATCCACAGATAACAAATTGATATGGTATATTCATACCATAACACAAGAAAAATAAGAACTCGAAtaataaagggggggggggggaccacATAAACTTTTTGCAGGTTGTGTATCTAAGTTCTTCTTTTGTGTTTCTAGGATACTGTGGTAAGCTAACTTCATAACATGTAGTGGAAAGTAACCATAAAATGGAAAACAATAATAATTAGTAAAGGATAAAATAAACAAAAATTGGTTAGGAAGGCATGATTATCGTAAATTCACGGTTCACATCTAGCATCAGCCCTCACACTAGAAGCTGAAAGGAAATATGTTTATATAAAGACTCAAAGAAAATATGGGTTTTAGACAATTCTTAGGTTGTAGATCTCCAACGTAgaattacaaagcaaaaaaaaaaaagttgaaactCAACCCGTAGCCAAGTGTGCACTACCAATTATGTTTCGGATCTTATGGAGTCTGAAAGTTTGTGATTTTGCACTCCTGTATTTGGAGTGACAATATTTCAGTCTATTTAGAAATAGTTATTTCTCAACTTACATTAGTAATCTTCTCATCCCATTATACATGCTTGAATCACAATAGACATACTAGTTACTAGATGACCCTCGCTCCGAAGCAACTAAGAAATACTCCTCCATTCCATAATTATTGTCGTAATTTTGGATCAAATTTTAACTAAACTCACGACAATAATTTTCGAACGGGGAGACTAGTATTTTTTAGCAGAAAACCCATAGCTCCACCATtcatttaaaattaataaaaataaacatgttaTAGATATTTGCACAAGCAAACCCAAGAGATTAAAATAAAAACCACCTTAttgaaagaagaaaaagaacacTAGCTGAATGCCTCCTTAGTCAAGACACCAGCCGACACCTCGACCCAATTGATGTACACATAACGCATATGTCACAACAAAACTACAAAAGGAATAACAGATTCAGCTTCTACATGATTCAAAATTAAGACTTCTTAATATCTCTGATCAACCATATAATTGTAGCGTATACCGTACGCAGATACAAAATAGGACTCGTCGCCAACATGCTTCAGATTTTATTGGAAGTGTGAAGGCTCCATGTCTTCAGTGCCCGTTGAAGGGCTTGCACCACTGTGCAGTGGTGGAACCAGCCTGACTAGATAGACCAGGCAAACTACAAAGGATCTTGGCTGATGGTTTTTGCCCTATGATTTTTTTGATAACTGTTCTATAGTTTCCGATACTGCCATTGTGCACCAATCAGTTTGCCTTGCTTGGCTGTCTTAAGATGTGCTGTTAGTACGCCTGTATTGCTTGATTCCTTTTGCTCTTTTGTTGATACCTTTGTGTGCCCTCAGTTTCTATGTATGCAAAAATTGCTACAATTAGCATTAATCTTTCTGTAAGAAATGTCTATATTAATTAATTTTGACAAACAGAATTGTAAACATCATGTTTATCTCACTTATGAAACTCACAAACAAATGCTTAAAGATCCTTTTCTTTTTACCAAAATTTGACTACGATAGGTCCAAATGTTTCATGGGAAAGAATATTAAACCTTCTTAAAAGCATTGGCTTCAGTCCTGGTGCTGCATCAAATACCTCACTGTCTTTGCTCCTCGTGTCTACCATAACCTCTCTATCTGATTCAGCCTTCTTGCAAGCTCCGTGGCGCAACTGTATGAAACGCTAACGAGTTAAAAAGGATATATATGGAACATCATCGGAAACAATTAATGAAGAGTGTACTTACACTTTTTGTATCTTTTCTTGCGAGTTCAGCTTCAATTTTCTTCGTTTGCTCAGCAAGAGTACACAAGTACTCCTTGCTTATGCAACGAACACGCATACTGATGAGATAGGCATAATCGACGACATCAGGATTGCTCACCATATCTATGTCCATACTTATCATCTGCCCTTCCTTTGGGAGGCGAtcaaatcccttggctataatggCTTGTAGCAGCTCTTCCAAGTCCCTCATAacgattatttttatttcaccgcTGATAAGACAGGAAATGAACCTAGCCTTGTTCTTGAGCTCCTTCAGCTCATCTTCAATATTTTGCTGCATTGTATCCTGCACAAGCAAGAATGGGTTAATAATCGTGTTTCCCAAATGTAGAAGAACACAGTAAAATCAATAAATAAACACATGTACCTTAATGGAG encodes:
- the LOC124654670 gene encoding tryptamine benzoyltransferase 1-like codes for the protein MDVQVQRTLVMPPPAAPSAEVPLTVFDLAAPTYHVTVLFAFSPPNPTNQALLDALAATLPRFPLLTAARLDRGGPGAARPCHVTGEGGTGALVVEATVPSSALSEHLPLAPSPGLARLHPKVARGAARHVLMLQINRFACGGIVLASSAHHQAADGHSMTTFLHAWADAVRGLDVGRAPVPYGPTALVPRRPPRCEFEHRAAEFLPLSSSHAAAREDKPPSEADDHHVDHSEISNTLLHYTSEFVAELKRRAHGRYTTFETVSAHVWRKITIARGLGVADDGATRTSIRVAVNGRGRLAGTGALPAEGFFGNVVLTATSGARAADLASGTLADAAALVRAGIRAVDGRYFQSFLDFGALHGGGDEELEPACADEAGMLSPDVEADSWLHLDLHRLDFGCGGRLVGFLPGKVPQDGVVVLMPSLRKGSGVDVFVALWKKHASELSAIAYTMD